In Chelmon rostratus isolate fCheRos1 chromosome 20, fCheRos1.pri, whole genome shotgun sequence, a single window of DNA contains:
- the tfap2a gene encoding transcription factor AP-2-alpha isoform X2 — translation MEESSLSESEVENKGTSGRNEPLGMPIASSAGFSPSSEDRHDGTSNGTARLPQLGGVGQSPYTSAPPLSHTPNSDFQPPYFPPPYQPIYPQSQDPYSHVNDPYSINSLHAQPQPQHPGWPGQRQGQESGLLHQHRSLPHQLCREYRREVLLPSGHGIDTGLSDSIPVHGIPHSLEDVQPVEDQGIHIPDQTVIKKVSLSKNNNISAIPVNKDGLFGGVVNPNEVFCSVPGRLSLLSSTSKYKVTVAEVQRRLSPPECLNASLLGGVLRRAKSKNGGRSLREKLDKIGLNLPAGRRKAANVTLLTSLVEGEAVHLARDFGYVCETEFPAKAVAEYVNRQHSDPNEQVQRKNMLLATKQVCKEFTDLLSQDRSPLGNSRPQPILEPGIQSCLTHFSLISHGFGTPALCAAVTALQNYLTEAIKAMDKMYLNNNPNSHSDNGTKGGDKDEKHRK, via the exons ATGGAGGAGAGCTCGCTGTCGGAGTCTGAGGTGGAAAACAAAGGGACGAGTGGTAGAAACGAGCCGCTCGGAATGCCCATAGCGTCGTCTGCTGGATTTTCACCTAGTTCAGAG GACCGTCATGACGGCACCAGCAATGGGACAGCCAGGCTACCTCAGTTGGGCGGCGTGGGCCAGAGTCCCTATACGAGCGCCCCTCCGCTCTCCCACACACCGAACTCGGACTTCCAGCCCCCGTACTTCCCCCCGCCCTACCAGCCCATCTACCCGCAGTCTCAGGACCCTTACTCGCACGTCAACGACCCGTACTCCATCAACTCCCTGCACGCCCAGCCGCAGCCGCAGCACCCGGGCTGGCCGGGCCAGAGGCAGGGTCAGGAGAGCGGCCTGCTGCACCAGCACCGCAGCCTGCCCCACCAGCTGTGCCGGGAGTACCGCAGGGAAGTGCTCCTACCGTCCGGCCACGGCATCGACACGGGACTGTCGGACTCTATCCCTGTCCATGGAATACCTCACTCTTTAGAAGATGTTCAG CCTGTTGAGGATCAAGGAATTCACATTCCCGACCAGACTGTAATTAAAAAAG TGTCTTTATCCAAGAACAACAACATCTCCGCCATTCCCGTAAATAAGGACGGTCTTTTCGGAGGGGTGGTAAACCCCAACGAGGTGTTCTGCTCGGTTCCGGGTCGACTGTCCCTCCTCAGCTCCACATCAAAGTACAAGGTCACGGTGGCGGAGGTGCAGAGACGCCTCTCGCCGCCCGAGTGCCTCAACGCCTCTCTGCTGGGCGGGGTGCTGAGGAG GGCCAAGTCTAAGAACGGAGGGAGGTCCTTACGGGAGAAGCTGGATAAAATCGGCTTGAATCTACCTGCGGGCAGACGCAAGGCAGCCAACGTCACCTTGCTGACGTCACTAGTCGAAG GCGAAGCGGTGCATCTTGCCAGGGATTTTGGTTACGTGTGCGAGACCGAGTTTCCAGCCAAGGCAGTAGCTGAATATGTAAACCGTCAGCATTCCGACCCAAACGAACAAGTccaaagaaaaaacatgctATTGGCCACGAA GCAAGTCTGCAAAGAGTTCACAGACCTGCTGTCCCAGGACCGCTCGCCGCTGGGAAACTCACGGCCGCAGCCCATTCTTGAACCGGGAATCCAGAGCTGTTTGACCCACTTCAGTCTAATTTCGCACGGTTTCGGGACCCCGGCGCTGTGCGCGGCCGTCACGGCCCTGCAGAACTATCTGACCGAGGCTATCAAAGCCATGGACAAAATGTACCTCAACAACAACCCCAACAGTCACTCAGATAACGGCACTAAAGGCGGAGACAAAGACGAGAAGCACAGAAAGTGA
- the tfap2a gene encoding transcription factor AP-2-alpha isoform X1: MEESSLSESEVENKGTSGRNEPLGMPIASSAGFSPSSEDRHDGTSNGTARLPQLGGVGQSPYTSAPPLSHTPNSDFQPPYFPPPYQPIYPQSQDPYSHVNDPYSINSLHAQPQPQHPGWPGQRQGQESGLLHQHRSLPHQLCREYRREVLLPSGHGIDTGLSDSIPVHGIPHSLEDVQPVEDQGIHIPDQTVIKKGPVSLSKNNNISAIPVNKDGLFGGVVNPNEVFCSVPGRLSLLSSTSKYKVTVAEVQRRLSPPECLNASLLGGVLRRAKSKNGGRSLREKLDKIGLNLPAGRRKAANVTLLTSLVEGEAVHLARDFGYVCETEFPAKAVAEYVNRQHSDPNEQVQRKNMLLATKQVCKEFTDLLSQDRSPLGNSRPQPILEPGIQSCLTHFSLISHGFGTPALCAAVTALQNYLTEAIKAMDKMYLNNNPNSHSDNGTKGGDKDEKHRK, from the exons ATGGAGGAGAGCTCGCTGTCGGAGTCTGAGGTGGAAAACAAAGGGACGAGTGGTAGAAACGAGCCGCTCGGAATGCCCATAGCGTCGTCTGCTGGATTTTCACCTAGTTCAGAG GACCGTCATGACGGCACCAGCAATGGGACAGCCAGGCTACCTCAGTTGGGCGGCGTGGGCCAGAGTCCCTATACGAGCGCCCCTCCGCTCTCCCACACACCGAACTCGGACTTCCAGCCCCCGTACTTCCCCCCGCCCTACCAGCCCATCTACCCGCAGTCTCAGGACCCTTACTCGCACGTCAACGACCCGTACTCCATCAACTCCCTGCACGCCCAGCCGCAGCCGCAGCACCCGGGCTGGCCGGGCCAGAGGCAGGGTCAGGAGAGCGGCCTGCTGCACCAGCACCGCAGCCTGCCCCACCAGCTGTGCCGGGAGTACCGCAGGGAAGTGCTCCTACCGTCCGGCCACGGCATCGACACGGGACTGTCGGACTCTATCCCTGTCCATGGAATACCTCACTCTTTAGAAGATGTTCAG CCTGTTGAGGATCAAGGAATTCACATTCCCGACCAGACTGTAATTAAAAAAG GTCCAGTGTCTTTATCCAAGAACAACAACATCTCCGCCATTCCCGTAAATAAGGACGGTCTTTTCGGAGGGGTGGTAAACCCCAACGAGGTGTTCTGCTCGGTTCCGGGTCGACTGTCCCTCCTCAGCTCCACATCAAAGTACAAGGTCACGGTGGCGGAGGTGCAGAGACGCCTCTCGCCGCCCGAGTGCCTCAACGCCTCTCTGCTGGGCGGGGTGCTGAGGAG GGCCAAGTCTAAGAACGGAGGGAGGTCCTTACGGGAGAAGCTGGATAAAATCGGCTTGAATCTACCTGCGGGCAGACGCAAGGCAGCCAACGTCACCTTGCTGACGTCACTAGTCGAAG GCGAAGCGGTGCATCTTGCCAGGGATTTTGGTTACGTGTGCGAGACCGAGTTTCCAGCCAAGGCAGTAGCTGAATATGTAAACCGTCAGCATTCCGACCCAAACGAACAAGTccaaagaaaaaacatgctATTGGCCACGAA GCAAGTCTGCAAAGAGTTCACAGACCTGCTGTCCCAGGACCGCTCGCCGCTGGGAAACTCACGGCCGCAGCCCATTCTTGAACCGGGAATCCAGAGCTGTTTGACCCACTTCAGTCTAATTTCGCACGGTTTCGGGACCCCGGCGCTGTGCGCGGCCGTCACGGCCCTGCAGAACTATCTGACCGAGGCTATCAAAGCCATGGACAAAATGTACCTCAACAACAACCCCAACAGTCACTCAGATAACGGCACTAAAGGCGGAGACAAAGACGAGAAGCACAGAAAGTGA
- the tfap2a gene encoding transcription factor AP-2-alpha isoform X3 — translation MLVHSFSAMDRHDGTSNGTARLPQLGGVGQSPYTSAPPLSHTPNSDFQPPYFPPPYQPIYPQSQDPYSHVNDPYSINSLHAQPQPQHPGWPGQRQGQESGLLHQHRSLPHQLCREYRREVLLPSGHGIDTGLSDSIPVHGIPHSLEDVQPVEDQGIHIPDQTVIKKGPVSLSKNNNISAIPVNKDGLFGGVVNPNEVFCSVPGRLSLLSSTSKYKVTVAEVQRRLSPPECLNASLLGGVLRRAKSKNGGRSLREKLDKIGLNLPAGRRKAANVTLLTSLVEGEAVHLARDFGYVCETEFPAKAVAEYVNRQHSDPNEQVQRKNMLLATKQVCKEFTDLLSQDRSPLGNSRPQPILEPGIQSCLTHFSLISHGFGTPALCAAVTALQNYLTEAIKAMDKMYLNNNPNSHSDNGTKGGDKDEKHRK, via the exons atgttagTGCACAGTTTTTCCGCGATG GACCGTCATGACGGCACCAGCAATGGGACAGCCAGGCTACCTCAGTTGGGCGGCGTGGGCCAGAGTCCCTATACGAGCGCCCCTCCGCTCTCCCACACACCGAACTCGGACTTCCAGCCCCCGTACTTCCCCCCGCCCTACCAGCCCATCTACCCGCAGTCTCAGGACCCTTACTCGCACGTCAACGACCCGTACTCCATCAACTCCCTGCACGCCCAGCCGCAGCCGCAGCACCCGGGCTGGCCGGGCCAGAGGCAGGGTCAGGAGAGCGGCCTGCTGCACCAGCACCGCAGCCTGCCCCACCAGCTGTGCCGGGAGTACCGCAGGGAAGTGCTCCTACCGTCCGGCCACGGCATCGACACGGGACTGTCGGACTCTATCCCTGTCCATGGAATACCTCACTCTTTAGAAGATGTTCAG CCTGTTGAGGATCAAGGAATTCACATTCCCGACCAGACTGTAATTAAAAAAG GTCCAGTGTCTTTATCCAAGAACAACAACATCTCCGCCATTCCCGTAAATAAGGACGGTCTTTTCGGAGGGGTGGTAAACCCCAACGAGGTGTTCTGCTCGGTTCCGGGTCGACTGTCCCTCCTCAGCTCCACATCAAAGTACAAGGTCACGGTGGCGGAGGTGCAGAGACGCCTCTCGCCGCCCGAGTGCCTCAACGCCTCTCTGCTGGGCGGGGTGCTGAGGAG GGCCAAGTCTAAGAACGGAGGGAGGTCCTTACGGGAGAAGCTGGATAAAATCGGCTTGAATCTACCTGCGGGCAGACGCAAGGCAGCCAACGTCACCTTGCTGACGTCACTAGTCGAAG GCGAAGCGGTGCATCTTGCCAGGGATTTTGGTTACGTGTGCGAGACCGAGTTTCCAGCCAAGGCAGTAGCTGAATATGTAAACCGTCAGCATTCCGACCCAAACGAACAAGTccaaagaaaaaacatgctATTGGCCACGAA GCAAGTCTGCAAAGAGTTCACAGACCTGCTGTCCCAGGACCGCTCGCCGCTGGGAAACTCACGGCCGCAGCCCATTCTTGAACCGGGAATCCAGAGCTGTTTGACCCACTTCAGTCTAATTTCGCACGGTTTCGGGACCCCGGCGCTGTGCGCGGCCGTCACGGCCCTGCAGAACTATCTGACCGAGGCTATCAAAGCCATGGACAAAATGTACCTCAACAACAACCCCAACAGTCACTCAGATAACGGCACTAAAGGCGGAGACAAAGACGAGAAGCACAGAAAGTGA